The following proteins come from a genomic window of Labilithrix sp.:
- a CDS encoding endonuclease/exonuclease/phosphatase family protein produces MKTAVLGAVLAAVVGMAGCAVETGEDDDLIGDSSDAVTNGRCAGTTGTKTANLKVMTVNLRHDVDSWQRRFELIADEIVRLDPDVIGAQEVEFFLRDNQAEKLNDLIAKRGHAKYNLYAKRKSGVAGFFTGEGIAIMSRWKITEKEHEDIGEKRVSIRARIQHPNGPIDMLDTHLEAGGGERGAEIRDDQARQTIDLADRDDDCHPTFLTGDMNAKEDSAALKRFFAAGFVDSFKKVHGAQTSKVGNTSSVKLAEGAFEQNPKNRIDFVLARGAGGRTIEPIDSVVCFKNHDAKGFYPSDHFGVMTTFRVKL; encoded by the coding sequence ATGAAGACGGCGGTGCTCGGGGCGGTCCTTGCGGCGGTGGTCGGGATGGCGGGCTGCGCGGTGGAGACCGGCGAGGACGACGACCTCATCGGGGACAGCTCCGACGCGGTGACGAACGGGCGCTGCGCGGGGACGACCGGCACGAAGACCGCGAACCTGAAGGTCATGACGGTGAACCTCCGCCACGACGTCGACTCGTGGCAGCGTCGCTTCGAGCTGATCGCCGACGAGATCGTGCGCCTCGATCCGGACGTCATCGGCGCGCAGGAGGTGGAGTTCTTCCTCCGCGACAACCAGGCCGAGAAGCTCAACGACCTGATCGCGAAGCGCGGTCATGCAAAGTACAACCTTTACGCGAAGCGGAAGTCGGGGGTCGCCGGCTTCTTCACCGGCGAAGGCATCGCGATCATGTCGCGCTGGAAGATCACGGAGAAGGAGCACGAGGACATCGGCGAGAAACGCGTCAGCATCCGCGCCCGCATCCAGCACCCGAACGGCCCGATCGACATGCTCGACACGCACCTCGAGGCCGGCGGCGGCGAGCGGGGCGCGGAGATCCGCGACGACCAGGCGCGCCAGACGATCGACCTCGCCGATCGCGACGACGACTGCCACCCGACCTTCCTCACCGGCGACATGAACGCGAAGGAGGACAGCGCCGCGCTGAAGCGCTTCTTCGCGGCGGGCTTCGTCGACTCCTTCAAGAAGGTGCACGGCGCCCAGACCTCGAAGGTCGGCAACACCTCGAGCGTGAAGCTCGCCGAGGGCGCCTTCGAGCAGAACCCGAAGAACCGCATCGACTTCGTCCTCGCCCGCGGCGCCGGCGGCCGCACGATCGAGCCGATCGACTCCGTCGTCTGCTTCAAGAACCACGACGCGAAGGGCTTCTACCCGTCCGACCACTTCGGCGTGATGACGACGTTCCGCGTGAAGCTCTGA
- a CDS encoding alpha/beta hydrolase: MIALAVIAGGYLALCGVARLAYPRMLFPAPRIAGTPRIDDPDASLVRFGATEGIHWPAPDGARTVVMFHGNGETIFHGVTMGTELRRRGLGVLLVEYRGYGTLHGDPPSEAMLYEDGDAAIAWLRARGVTNERLVVFGWSLGSSVAAEMAHRGHGARLVLVSPFTNIAAMGRRFAPFLPVSLLMSHELDTIKKAPSIQQPALVIHGDADELIPFAMGEKVAAALPNAKLVRVERGHHADLFWPGSGAAPNAEALFDLVAGAP; this comes from the coding sequence GTGATCGCGCTCGCCGTGATCGCCGGCGGATACCTCGCGCTCTGCGGCGTCGCGCGGCTCGCGTATCCACGGATGCTCTTCCCTGCGCCGCGGATCGCGGGGACGCCGCGGATCGACGATCCCGACGCGTCGCTCGTCCGCTTCGGCGCGACGGAGGGGATCCACTGGCCCGCGCCCGACGGCGCGCGCACCGTCGTCATGTTCCACGGGAACGGGGAGACGATCTTCCACGGGGTCACGATGGGCACCGAGCTCCGGCGCCGCGGGCTCGGGGTGCTGCTCGTCGAGTACCGCGGCTATGGCACGCTCCACGGCGATCCGCCGAGCGAAGCGATGCTCTACGAGGACGGCGACGCCGCGATCGCGTGGCTCCGCGCGCGGGGCGTGACGAACGAGCGGCTCGTCGTCTTCGGCTGGTCGCTCGGCAGCAGCGTCGCGGCGGAGATGGCCCACCGCGGGCACGGCGCGCGGCTCGTCCTCGTCTCGCCGTTCACGAACATCGCCGCGATGGGGCGACGCTTCGCGCCGTTCCTACCCGTCTCGCTCCTCATGAGCCACGAGCTCGACACGATCAAGAAGGCGCCGAGCATCCAGCAGCCCGCGCTCGTCATCCACGGCGACGCCGACGAGCTGATCCCGTTCGCGATGGGCGAGAAGGTCGCCGCCGCGCTGCCGAACGCGAAGCTCGTTCGCGTGGAGCGCGGCCACCACGCCGACCTCTTCTGGCCCGGGAGCGGCGCCGCGCCGAACGCCGAGGCCTTGTTCGACCTCGTCGCCGGCGCGCCGTAG
- a CDS encoding AMP-binding protein has protein sequence MPQEVHSNGINGTAAPAAAQARLDVSAQFKGKRLLILGGTGFLGKIFWILILARYPELGKIYLLVRKSKTETSEERFWSTIATSEAMQPLKEQHGDGFEAFLREKVVPIDGDVARKNCGVDVEALRGQVDCVVNVAGVVDFNPPLDEALDTNAFGAQNLVALVRALGDVPLMHTSTCYVVGNRQGLILEEAPGTTYPFPRADELGRELWDPEREITDCLDIIAQAKSRCEDAFRQSEFLEKATKNLVRRGEPTMGVPLEAELKNVKRKFVSDRLVAAGLERAEHWGWPNIYTYTKSIGEQILARSGIRYTIARPACCESTLAFPFPGWNEGIGTSAPIIYLAMRGVHQVPLGKGVLDFVPADIVCYGMVITLAEMLEGTAKPVYQYGTSDSNLFTAERSGELTGLYKRQYFKRRAKGNPVANVFHAYMEPAAVTMDRYNAYGAGAIGKLARAASKAIGSAPGPLRGVAKPTAKALESAAAQSERVDFILRLFAPFTTDAKGPFSCANTRAAYARMSEEDRAKLPWAPEKLDWPDYWFHQHMPAMEKRVIPWMDERYKRELKPLKSHDTLASLVDQMAERHEHALAFGRLEDDGIARVTYLDVRARANAAAARLVKLGLSKGDRVVLSGHNHPDWAIAFFGIVRAGGTAVPIDPALEPALFANVVKESEAKIVCWDDEVKKRLGDTLGDLSTHLLADVTAADETLARPDVDVDDDDVASLIYTSGTTGRPKGVMLTHANFTSLIAALAPLFPLSGGDRLLSVLPLHHTFEFTCGMLLPFSRGARVVYLDELSGGRVSQGLKDARVTAMVGVPAVWQLLERRILSQVSAKGPIVEKLFDVMADLNRQLSKGTGIDLGKVLFGPVHDGLGGNIRYLISGGAALPKETQQLFSGIGLKLTEGYGLTEAAPVLTVAKPGSPPGQVGKAIPGVEIKIDSPDDNGVGEVLAKGPNVMAGYTDLDATKAVLTDDGWLHTGDLGKLDRQGRLQIVGRVKDVIVTSTGENVYPDDIERMLGKVPHLLEIAIVGVKGRSGGERVACIAVPEEDESIDRGARNDRAMGALRSAIAKLPYGRQPAIMHLYDAPLPKTATRKVKRNEARAILERMIAATARPEEGDAPSSPVRIAIAAVKGKKAAEIHGESTMADDLAFDSLSLTELLVALEAKYGAIEPKQLQACRTVADVENLVGTERASLRPQQIVKSRYAIEGRKEDDDGNKPIVLPSPIQERGKRLIGVFQDMFYGDVMRSNIVGRAFIPHNRNTIVVANHGSHLDMGFVRHALGKYGEDITTLAAQDYFFEKNSLQRAFFENLTNLKAVDRKGGLRASERQAGEILSSGKTMLIFPEGTRSTDGDLHEFKPLLGHLALTYGVDILPLYLSGTREAMPKGSKVPLKRELEARIGPPIAVTDMRRLTKGLSAGDASREVAKLARRAVQALKDGTILDCARLKTLEENEPKEHPLVTLFAELESKFQKDAVDKPVSFYFTLGGDEMAKWTVVVSKDDCKVSLGKPAGGTADCVLKTSAEIFTKIVRDAYTPGPAEFLSGAIKSNDVSLLMTFQKVFALS, from the coding sequence ATGCCGCAAGAAGTGCACTCGAACGGGATCAATGGAACCGCCGCGCCCGCGGCGGCCCAGGCCCGGCTGGACGTCAGCGCCCAGTTCAAAGGCAAGCGCCTCCTCATCCTCGGCGGCACCGGCTTCCTCGGGAAGATCTTCTGGATCCTCATCCTCGCGCGCTACCCCGAGCTCGGGAAGATCTACCTCCTCGTCCGCAAGTCCAAGACCGAGACGAGCGAGGAGCGCTTCTGGAGCACGATCGCGACGAGCGAGGCGATGCAGCCGCTCAAGGAGCAGCACGGCGACGGCTTCGAGGCCTTCCTCCGCGAGAAGGTCGTCCCGATCGACGGAGACGTCGCGCGGAAGAACTGCGGCGTCGACGTCGAGGCGCTGCGCGGACAGGTCGACTGCGTCGTCAACGTCGCCGGCGTCGTCGACTTCAACCCGCCGCTCGACGAGGCGCTCGACACGAACGCGTTCGGCGCGCAGAACCTCGTCGCCCTCGTGCGCGCGCTCGGCGACGTGCCGCTCATGCACACGTCGACCTGCTACGTCGTCGGCAACCGGCAGGGCCTCATCCTCGAAGAGGCCCCCGGCACGACGTATCCGTTCCCCCGCGCGGACGAGCTCGGGCGCGAGCTGTGGGATCCCGAGCGCGAGATCACCGACTGCCTCGACATCATCGCGCAGGCGAAGAGCCGCTGCGAAGACGCGTTCCGCCAGAGCGAGTTCCTCGAGAAGGCGACGAAGAACCTCGTCCGCCGCGGCGAGCCGACGATGGGCGTGCCGCTCGAGGCCGAGCTCAAGAACGTGAAGCGCAAATTCGTGTCCGACCGCCTCGTCGCGGCGGGGCTCGAGCGCGCCGAGCACTGGGGCTGGCCCAACATCTACACGTACACGAAGAGCATCGGCGAGCAGATCCTCGCCCGCTCCGGCATCCGCTACACCATCGCGCGCCCCGCCTGCTGCGAGAGCACGCTCGCCTTCCCGTTCCCCGGCTGGAACGAGGGCATCGGCACCTCCGCGCCGATCATCTACCTCGCGATGCGCGGCGTGCACCAGGTGCCGCTCGGCAAGGGCGTCCTCGACTTCGTCCCCGCCGACATCGTCTGCTACGGCATGGTCATCACGCTCGCGGAGATGCTCGAGGGCACCGCGAAGCCCGTCTACCAGTACGGCACGAGCGACTCGAACCTCTTCACCGCCGAGCGCAGCGGCGAGCTCACCGGCCTCTACAAGCGGCAGTACTTCAAGCGCCGCGCGAAGGGGAACCCGGTCGCGAACGTCTTCCACGCGTACATGGAGCCCGCCGCGGTCACGATGGACCGCTACAACGCGTACGGCGCCGGCGCGATCGGCAAGCTCGCGCGCGCCGCGTCGAAGGCGATCGGCTCCGCGCCGGGGCCGCTCAGGGGCGTCGCGAAGCCCACCGCGAAGGCGCTCGAGTCCGCCGCGGCGCAGAGCGAGCGCGTCGACTTCATCCTCCGCCTCTTCGCGCCGTTCACGACCGACGCGAAGGGCCCGTTCTCGTGCGCCAACACGCGCGCCGCCTACGCGCGCATGAGCGAGGAGGACCGCGCGAAGCTCCCCTGGGCGCCGGAGAAGCTCGATTGGCCCGACTACTGGTTCCATCAGCACATGCCCGCGATGGAGAAGCGCGTCATCCCGTGGATGGATGAGCGCTACAAGCGCGAGCTGAAGCCGCTCAAGTCCCACGACACGCTCGCGTCGCTCGTCGACCAGATGGCGGAGCGCCACGAGCACGCGCTCGCCTTCGGCCGCCTCGAGGACGACGGCATCGCGCGCGTCACGTACCTCGACGTGCGGGCGCGCGCGAACGCCGCCGCCGCGCGCCTCGTGAAGCTCGGGCTCTCGAAGGGCGATCGCGTCGTCCTCTCCGGCCACAACCACCCCGACTGGGCGATCGCGTTCTTCGGCATCGTCCGCGCGGGCGGCACCGCGGTGCCGATCGATCCCGCGCTCGAGCCGGCGCTGTTCGCGAACGTCGTGAAGGAGAGCGAGGCGAAGATCGTCTGCTGGGACGACGAGGTGAAGAAGCGCCTCGGCGACACGCTCGGCGACCTCTCCACCCATCTCCTCGCCGACGTCACCGCCGCCGACGAGACCCTCGCGCGCCCGGACGTGGACGTGGACGACGACGACGTCGCGAGCCTCATCTACACGAGCGGGACGACGGGGCGGCCGAAGGGCGTCATGCTCACGCACGCGAACTTCACCTCCCTCATCGCCGCGCTCGCGCCGCTGTTCCCGCTCTCCGGCGGCGATCGACTCCTCAGCGTGCTCCCGCTCCACCACACGTTCGAGTTCACGTGCGGCATGCTCCTCCCCTTCTCGCGCGGCGCGCGCGTCGTCTACCTCGACGAGCTCTCGGGCGGCCGCGTCTCGCAGGGCCTCAAGGACGCGCGCGTCACCGCGATGGTCGGCGTGCCCGCGGTGTGGCAGCTCCTCGAGCGCCGCATCCTCTCGCAGGTGTCGGCGAAGGGCCCGATCGTGGAGAAGCTCTTCGACGTGATGGCGGACCTGAACCGCCAGCTCTCGAAGGGCACCGGCATCGATCTCGGCAAGGTCCTCTTCGGCCCCGTCCACGACGGGCTCGGCGGCAACATCCGCTACCTCATCTCCGGCGGCGCCGCGCTCCCGAAGGAGACGCAGCAGCTCTTCAGCGGCATCGGCCTCAAGCTCACCGAGGGCTACGGCCTCACCGAGGCCGCGCCGGTGCTCACCGTCGCGAAGCCGGGCTCGCCGCCGGGCCAGGTCGGCAAGGCGATCCCCGGCGTCGAGATCAAGATCGACTCCCCCGACGACAACGGCGTCGGCGAGGTGCTCGCGAAGGGCCCGAACGTGATGGCGGGCTACACCGACCTCGACGCGACGAAGGCGGTGCTCACCGACGACGGCTGGCTCCACACCGGCGACCTCGGCAAGCTCGATCGCCAGGGCCGCCTCCAGATCGTCGGTCGCGTGAAGGACGTCATCGTCACGTCCACCGGCGAGAACGTGTACCCCGACGACATCGAGCGGATGCTCGGGAAGGTCCCCCACCTCCTCGAGATCGCGATCGTCGGCGTGAAGGGCCGCTCCGGCGGCGAGCGCGTCGCGTGCATCGCGGTGCCAGAGGAGGACGAGTCGATCGATCGCGGCGCGCGCAACGACCGCGCGATGGGCGCGCTCCGCTCCGCGATCGCGAAGCTGCCGTACGGACGCCAGCCCGCGATCATGCACCTGTACGACGCGCCGCTCCCGAAGACGGCGACGCGCAAGGTAAAGCGCAACGAGGCGCGCGCGATCCTCGAGCGGATGATCGCGGCGACGGCGCGGCCGGAGGAGGGCGACGCGCCTTCGAGCCCGGTCCGGATCGCGATCGCGGCGGTGAAGGGCAAGAAGGCCGCCGAGATCCACGGCGAGAGCACGATGGCGGACGACCTCGCGTTCGACTCGCTCTCGCTCACGGAGCTCCTCGTCGCGCTCGAGGCGAAGTACGGCGCGATCGAGCCGAAGCAGCTCCAGGCGTGCCGCACGGTCGCGGACGTCGAGAACCTCGTCGGCACCGAGCGCGCGTCGCTGCGCCCGCAGCAGATCGTGAAGTCGCGCTACGCGATCGAGGGCCGTAAAGAGGACGACGACGGCAACAAACCGATCGTGCTCCCGTCTCCGATCCAGGAGCGCGGGAAGAGGCTCATCGGCGTCTTCCAGGACATGTTCTACGGCGACGTGATGCGCTCGAACATCGTCGGGCGCGCGTTCATCCCGCACAACCGCAACACGATCGTCGTCGCGAACCACGGCTCCCACCTCGACATGGGCTTCGTGCGGCACGCGCTCGGCAAGTACGGCGAGGACATCACCACCCTCGCGGCGCAGGACTACTTCTTCGAGAAGAACTCGCTCCAGCGCGCCTTCTTCGAGAACCTCACCAACCTGAAGGCGGTCGACCGCAAGGGCGGCCTCCGCGCGAGCGAGCGGCAGGCGGGCGAGATCCTCTCGAGCGGCAAAACGATGCTCATCTTCCCGGAGGGCACGCGCTCGACCGACGGCGACCTCCACGAGTTCAAGCCGCTGCTCGGACACCTCGCGCTGACCTACGGCGTCGACATCCTCCCGCTCTACCTCTCCGGCACGCGCGAGGCGATGCCGAAGGGGAGCAAGGTCCCGCTCAAGCGCGAGCTCGAGGCGCGGATCGGTCCGCCGATCGCGGTGACGGACATGCGCCGCCTCACGAAGGGCCTCTCCGCCGGCGACGCGTCGCGCGAGGTCGCGAAGCTCGCGCGGCGCGCGGTGCAGGCGCTCAAGGACGGCACCATCCTCGACTGCGCGCGGCTCAAGACGCTCGAGGAGAACGAGCCGAAGGAGCACCCGCTCGTCACGCTCTTCGCGGAGCTCGAGAGCAAGTTCCAGAAGGACGCGGTCGACAAACCGGTCTCCTTCTATTTCACCCTCGGCGGCGACGAGATGGCGAAGTGGACGGTGGTCGTCTCGAAGGACGACTGCAAGGTCTCCCTCGGCAAGCCCGCCGGCGGCACCGCCGACTGCGTCCTCAAGACGAGCGCGGAGATCTTCACGAAGATCGTCCGCGACGCGTACACGCCCGGCCCCGCCGAGTTCCTCTCCGGCGCGATCAAATCGAACGACGTGAGCCTTCTGATGACGTTCCAGAAGGTCTTCGCTCTATCCTGA
- a CDS encoding serine/threonine protein kinase yields the protein MTNLVSAEHYQLLGELASGGMATVFLGRRRSRRSRQELVAIKSMRQELAEDEAFATMFLDEATLTSRIKHPNVVQTLDVASEGGKLLIVMEYVEGISLSRLLELLMQARGSIPPRIVVAIVCDLLRGLHAAHELVDGSNRPLFVVHRDVSPQNVIVGTDGVARILDFGVAKASSQRHVTMRGEIKGKLAYMPPEQALGEMVDRRSDVYAAGVVLWETLVGRRLFDARSEEELVRQIFDAQIDPPSLVADEPIPSAVDRVCLRALTHAREGRWSTAEEMADALAAALSPAHREDVSAFVRRTAAADLHERARHVQDLEQNAGALDAETQTLQHILTGRAERTARGVPSAPPPPTSRRPTTAEHVRMPAATPRRESSRSTQRREARRKRRRMRLVLGFVTGILVILVLMLAALILGRHAS from the coding sequence ATGACGAACCTGGTCTCGGCGGAGCACTACCAGCTCCTCGGTGAGCTCGCGTCGGGGGGCATGGCGACGGTGTTCCTCGGGCGCCGCCGCTCGCGGCGGAGCCGCCAAGAGCTCGTCGCGATCAAGAGCATGCGCCAGGAGCTCGCGGAGGACGAGGCGTTCGCGACGATGTTCCTCGACGAGGCGACGCTCACCTCGCGGATCAAACACCCGAACGTCGTGCAGACGCTCGACGTCGCGTCCGAGGGCGGCAAGCTCCTCATCGTGATGGAGTACGTCGAGGGCATCTCCCTCTCGCGCCTCCTCGAGCTCCTCATGCAGGCGCGCGGATCCATCCCGCCGCGGATCGTCGTCGCGATCGTGTGCGATCTCCTCCGCGGCCTCCACGCCGCGCACGAGCTCGTCGACGGGAGCAATCGCCCGCTCTTCGTCGTGCATCGCGACGTGTCCCCGCAGAACGTGATCGTCGGCACCGACGGGGTCGCGCGCATCCTCGACTTCGGCGTCGCGAAGGCGTCGTCGCAGCGGCACGTCACGATGCGCGGCGAGATCAAGGGCAAGCTCGCGTACATGCCGCCCGAGCAAGCGCTCGGGGAGATGGTCGATCGTCGCTCCGACGTCTACGCCGCGGGCGTCGTGCTGTGGGAGACGCTCGTCGGCCGGCGGCTCTTCGACGCGCGGAGCGAAGAGGAGCTCGTGCGGCAGATCTTCGACGCCCAGATCGATCCCCCGAGCCTCGTCGCCGACGAGCCGATCCCCTCCGCGGTCGATCGCGTCTGCCTCCGCGCGCTCACGCACGCGCGCGAGGGGCGCTGGTCCACCGCAGAGGAGATGGCCGACGCGCTCGCGGCGGCGCTGTCGCCCGCGCATCGCGAGGACGTCTCCGCCTTCGTCCGGCGCACGGCGGCGGCCGACCTGCACGAGCGCGCCCGTCACGTCCAGGACCTCGAGCAGAACGCGGGCGCCCTCGACGCCGAGACCCAGACCCTGCAGCACATCCTCACCGGCCGCGCCGAGCGCACCGCCCGCGGGGTCCCCTCCGCCCCGCCGCCGCCGACGTCGCGCCGTCCCACGACGGCGGAGCATGTGCGCATGCCCGCGGCCACGCCGCGGCGCGAGTCGTCGCGGTCCACCCAGCGCCGCGAAGCACGCCGAAAACGGCGGCGAATGCGGCTCGTCCTCGGGTTCGTCACCGGGATCCTCGTCATTCTGGTCCTGATGCTCGCCGCCCTCATCCTGGGGCGTCACGCCAGCTAG
- a CDS encoding protein kinase: MGALRPGYEVTRELTLVRRLGAGGMGTVWLASHNKLKTDVVVKFLSEALASDAEACARFEREVHATLQVRSPHVVQTLDHGITESGIPYLVLEWLEGHDLAKEMRARGPLRPDEIMHVVEGLASALTKAHERGIVHRDIKPANVFLVNGSPRPFVKLVDFGIAKRLEDETMTATNALLGTPAYMSPEQMDGTSPVDHRTDLWALGVLTFHMMTGRAPFKGSHIAHIAHAIMHGERPRVSTERPDLPPALDAWMECALARDPAQRFASARELCDTLANAFGEVAFTTNRRQALAFGTGPHLPPGFAPPGSQPAPISSPLMLTPSVPITVGTVGNTIDVGATLGPTANTHSPYGSSPRVKWGVMALAMLGVVGIGLAYRFGKQSVASSPPLEATFDAPPAMTAPATAVTPVANATETAAPPPPIVTAPPPSASSVAVAPHPPPPAPPPAVRPVPNRKTPARPPPSPGTKPKGNGAGDSDDVGF; the protein is encoded by the coding sequence ATGGGGGCCCTCCGCCCAGGCTACGAGGTCACGCGCGAGCTCACGCTCGTGCGCCGGCTCGGCGCGGGCGGAATGGGAACGGTCTGGCTCGCGAGTCACAACAAGCTGAAGACCGACGTCGTCGTGAAGTTCCTCTCCGAGGCGCTCGCGAGCGACGCGGAGGCGTGCGCGCGCTTCGAGCGCGAGGTGCACGCCACGCTCCAGGTCCGCAGCCCGCACGTCGTGCAGACGCTCGACCACGGCATCACCGAGAGCGGCATTCCCTACCTCGTGCTCGAGTGGCTCGAAGGTCACGACCTCGCGAAGGAGATGCGCGCGCGGGGGCCGCTCCGTCCCGACGAGATCATGCACGTGGTCGAGGGGCTCGCGTCCGCGCTCACGAAGGCGCACGAGCGCGGCATCGTCCATCGCGACATCAAGCCGGCCAACGTCTTCCTCGTGAACGGATCGCCGCGGCCGTTCGTGAAGCTCGTCGACTTCGGGATCGCGAAGCGGCTCGAGGACGAGACGATGACGGCGACGAACGCGCTCCTCGGCACGCCGGCCTACATGAGCCCGGAGCAGATGGACGGCACGTCGCCGGTCGACCACCGGACCGATCTCTGGGCGCTCGGCGTCCTCACGTTCCACATGATGACGGGGCGCGCGCCCTTCAAGGGATCGCACATCGCGCACATCGCGCACGCGATCATGCACGGCGAGCGGCCGCGCGTCTCGACGGAGCGTCCCGATCTCCCGCCCGCGCTCGACGCGTGGATGGAATGTGCGCTCGCGCGCGATCCGGCGCAGCGGTTCGCGAGCGCGCGCGAGCTGTGTGACACGCTCGCGAACGCGTTCGGAGAGGTCGCGTTCACGACGAACCGCCGCCAGGCGCTCGCGTTCGGCACCGGCCCGCACCTCCCGCCCGGCTTCGCGCCCCCCGGCTCGCAGCCTGCGCCGATCTCGAGCCCGCTGATGCTCACCCCTTCGGTCCCGATCACCGTCGGCACCGTCGGCAACACGATCGACGTCGGCGCGACGCTCGGCCCGACCGCGAACACGCACTCGCCGTACGGCTCGTCGCCGCGCGTGAAGTGGGGGGTGATGGCCCTCGCGATGCTCGGCGTCGTGGGCATCGGCCTCGCCTATCGGTTCGGCAAGCAGAGCGTGGCGTCGTCTCCGCCGCTCGAGGCCACGTTCGACGCGCCGCCGGCGATGACGGCGCCCGCGACCGCGGTCACCCCCGTCGCGAACGCGACCGAGACGGCCGCGCCGCCGCCGCCGATCGTCACGGCGCCGCCGCCGAGCGCGTCGAGCGTCGCGGTCGCGCCGCATCCGCCTCCGCCCGCCCCGCCGCCGGCGGTCCGGCCGGTACCGAACCGCAAGACCCCCGCGCGGCCGCCGCCGTCGCCGGGGACCAAGCCCAAAGGCAACGGAGCGGGTGACAGCGACGATGTTGGGTTCTGA
- a CDS encoding von Willebrand factor type A domain-containing protein yields MSPRSSLAVAFVLALATGCGAGSGYAPAKEPMGDRYRYYAAAPMQMAYPGAPPSEEAPVAQPAPEAQGTEGFKDHGVNPFVDAKKDRLSTFSIDVDTASYSFGRRKLVRENTLPPYASVRAEEYLNSFDYGYETPSANDKAPFKVHFAASPSPFTQGHHLVRIGVQAKRVTAQERMPVHLVYLVDTSGSMSPADRLPLAKKSLALLTETLKPGDTVALCTYAGDTKVVLEPTGVDDKQKILAAIASLGAGGGTAMSSGIDAAYALASRTLVKGHVNRIVVLSDGDANIGRSSHEEILKTIAQYKDKGITLSTVGFGSGNYKDTMMEQLADKGDGNYTYIDGEDEARKVFTEQVDGLLQVVARDVKIQVEYDPNVVKRYRLIGYENRDIADKDFRNDKVDAGEVGAGHSVTALYDVELVDPAKAAAAPPLTLRMRWKPAKNALHGGGDQASEETFKMPASAIAPSFEEAPESYRFAVAVGAFAEVLRRSPHAADWSLDKIGAIASNATASRKDRTELVSLVDRAARLSAKAR; encoded by the coding sequence ATGTCGCCTCGCTCGTCCCTCGCCGTCGCCTTCGTCCTCGCCCTCGCCACCGGTTGTGGCGCCGGAAGCGGCTACGCCCCGGCGAAGGAGCCGATGGGCGATCGCTATCGCTACTACGCCGCCGCGCCCATGCAGATGGCCTACCCCGGCGCTCCGCCCTCGGAGGAGGCGCCCGTCGCGCAGCCGGCGCCGGAGGCGCAGGGCACGGAGGGCTTCAAGGACCACGGCGTCAATCCGTTCGTCGACGCGAAGAAGGACCGCCTCTCCACGTTCTCGATCGACGTCGACACCGCCTCGTACTCGTTCGGGCGCCGGAAGCTCGTGCGCGAGAACACGCTCCCGCCGTACGCGTCGGTGCGGGCGGAGGAGTACCTGAACTCGTTCGACTACGGCTACGAGACGCCGTCGGCGAACGACAAGGCGCCGTTCAAGGTGCACTTCGCGGCGTCGCCGTCGCCGTTCACGCAGGGGCATCACCTCGTGCGCATCGGCGTGCAGGCGAAGCGCGTCACGGCGCAGGAGCGGATGCCGGTCCACCTCGTCTACCTCGTCGACACGTCGGGCTCGATGAGCCCCGCCGATCGGCTGCCGCTCGCGAAGAAGAGCCTCGCGCTCCTCACCGAGACGCTGAAGCCCGGCGACACGGTCGCGCTCTGCACCTATGCGGGCGACACGAAGGTCGTCCTCGAGCCGACCGGCGTCGACGACAAGCAGAAGATCCTCGCCGCGATCGCGTCCCTCGGCGCGGGCGGCGGCACCGCGATGTCGAGCGGCATCGACGCCGCCTACGCGCTCGCGAGCCGCACCCTCGTGAAGGGGCACGTAAACCGCATCGTGGTCCTCTCCGACGGCGACGCGAACATCGGCCGCTCGAGCCACGAGGAGATCCTCAAGACCATCGCGCAGTACAAGGACAAGGGCATCACCCTGTCCACGGTCGGCTTCGGCTCCGGCAACTACAAGGACACGATGATGGAGCAGCTCGCCGACAAGGGCGACGGCAACTACACGTACATCGACGGGGAGGACGAGGCGCGCAAGGTCTTCACCGAGCAGGTGGACGGGCTCCTCCAGGTCGTCGCGCGCGACGTGAAGATCCAGGTCGAGTACGACCCGAACGTCGTCAAGCGCTACCGCCTCATCGGCTACGAGAACCGCGACATCGCGGACAAGGACTTCCGCAACGACAAGGTCGACGCGGGCGAGGTCGGCGCGGGTCACTCGGTGACGGCGCTCTACGACGTCGAGCTCGTCGATCCGGCGAAGGCGGCGGCCGCCCCTCCGCTCACGCTCCGCATGCGCTGGAAGCCGGCGAAGAACGCGCTCCACGGCGGCGGCGATCAGGCGTCGGAGGAGACCTTCAAGATGCCGGCGAGCGCGATCGCCCCGTCGTTCGAGGAGGCGCCGGAGAGCTACCGCTTCGCCGTCGCGGTCGGGGCGTTCGCGGAGGTGCTGCGCCGCTCGCCGCACGCGGCCGACTGGAGCCTCGACAAGATCGGCGCGATCGCCTCGAACGCGACCGCCTCGCGCAAGGACCGGACGGAGCTCGTCTCCCTCGTCGACCGCGCGGCGCGGCTCTCGGCCAAGGCGCGCTGA